GGTAATGCGATCCGGTTCGTAGAAACTCAGGGGGTCATCCAGGTAGCCGATCAGCGAGGTCGCGCTGGCCAGGCCACAGGTGGGTTGAACTTCAAAGGCCGTGTATGCTCCGATCGGCATTACTACTTCGACGCTGTGGCGAGCGGGTTGCGCCTCGTAGGGGAGCTGGAGCACCACATTGTCGTAGGTGCGCGAGCAGACCTTCTGCAGGCCATGCGTGGCCGGTCGCAGCTCAGTGTGCACAAACCCAGCTTCTTCGAGGATCTTGACATGGGCTGCCACGGTCGAAGCCGGCAATCGCAGCGTCTCGGCAAGGTCGCCGATCGAGCGGCTGCCGTTGGCCAGGCACTGCAGAATGCGCCAGCGCTGCTCCGAGGCCAGTGCCTTCAAGCGGACGACAGGCTCCGCCAGAGCGTCCGCATCGATGTATAAGGTCTTACCGTGCAATGACCCACTCATGCTGCTGCTCGTCCAGGGTCGCCTGCGCCTCGATGGTGAGTTGACAAGTTCGGTTTGAAGCAGGAATATATAGATCGATACAAAAAAGTATAAGACAATCCAAGGGGCTCGTCAACTGGCAAGCTGGGCAGGCTGGAGGCTCCCTCGGTCGCCTGAGGCAGGCGGTGTAACAGTGGGCGCAACAGGGGAGCAGGCGCAATCATGAGCATTGAAAGGAGGCGATGAGTCGTTTAACGACTCATGACCAACCATGACCGGCACGGTTGCAACTCAGACCCATGGGTATCCTCGTCCGCAACTGGTGCGGAACAACTGGACATCGCTCAACGGTCTCTGGCAGTTCGCCTTTGACCGCGAAGCCCGCTGGGAACTGCCCGAGCAGGTAGTCTGGGACCGACAGATCGTCGTGCCTTTTGCGCCGGAAACACCGGCCAGCGGCATCGGCGATACGACCTTCTACCGCGCCTGCTGGTATCGGCGCAGCTTTTATGCCCCGCCGCTGGCCGCGGGCGAGCGTCTGGTGCTGCATTTCGGCGCAGTCGATGAACGCGCGACCGTCTGGGTCAACGATCACCTCGTCGCCCACCACGAAGGCGGCTACACGCCCTTCGCGGCCGACATCACGCACTACCTGCGGCCCGAGGGGGAGCAAACCATTGTGGTGCGCGCCGAGGACGATCCTCACGATCTGGCCAAGCCGCGTGGCAAGCAGGACTGGATGCTGGAGCCGCATGCGATCTGGTACCCGCGCACGACCGGCATCTGGCAAACCGTCTGGTATGAGCGTGTTCCGGCCACAGCTCTTGCAAAACTACACTGGACACCCAACGTCGAACACTGGCGGATCGGCCTGCATGCCGTGCTCGATGGCGGGCGCCGCGATGACCTGCGCCTGCGCGTGCGCCTCAGCGTCGGCCAGCACATCTTGGCAGATGACACCTACGCGGTCATAGCCGGCGAGGTTCACCGCGGCATTGCTCTCTCTGATCCCGGCATCGACGACTACCGCAACGAGCTGCTCTGGAGCCCCGACCTGCCCACGTTGATCGATGCCCACCTCCAGCTCTGGGACCAGCACGGCGAACTGATCGATGAGGTGTGGAGCTACACCGCCCTGCGACAGATCAGCCTGCAGGGCGATCGCATCGTGCTCAACGGACGCCCAACGCAGCTCCGCCTGGTGCTCGATCAGGGCTACTGGCCCGCATCGGGCCTGACCGCACCCGACGACGCGGCGCTGCGCCGCGATGTCGAACTGGCCAAAGCAATGGGCTTCAATGGCGTGCGCAAGCATCAAAAGATCGAGGATCCGCGCTATCTGTATTGGGCCGATCGCCTGGGACTGCTGGTATGGGAGGAGATGCCCAGCGCCTACCGCTTCACCAACGACGCGGTCGAGCGCCTGACACGGCAGTGGATCGAGGCGATCGAGCGCGACTACAGCCACCCCTGCATCATCGCCTGGGTGCCCTTCAATGAGTCGTGGGGTGTGCCCAACCTGCCCGAGCGCGGCGAGCAGCGTCATTACGTGCAGGCGCTGTACCATCTGACCAAAACGCTCGATCCGACGCGTCCGGTGATCGGCAACGACGGCTGGGAAAGCAGCGCCACGGATATTATCGGCATCCACGACTACGATGCTGATCCGCAGCAGATCAAGCAGCGCTACTGCTCCGAGGAGGGCATCGGGCGGCTGTTTACCCGCGAACGGCCGGGCGGGCGGCTACTGACCCTGGAAGGCTACGCCTACAGCGGCCAGCCGATCGTGCTCTCCGAATTCGGCGGCATTGCTTTTTCCGAGGATCGTGAGACAACCTGGGGCTATACCCGCAGCGAAAGCGCTGAGGCGTTTGCCCGGCAGTACCGCGAACTGTTGGAGGTTGTGCGCGCATTGCCGATGCTGGCCGGGTTCTGCTATACCCAGTTCGCCGATACCTACCAGGAGACCAATGGCCTGCTCTATCCCGATCGCCGGCCCAAGATCCCGCTCGAAGAGATCTGTCTGGCAACGCGCGGGCCGCTCAGCGAGCGTCAACAGCAGATCGAACGCGAGTGGCGCGCGCGCCTGATGAAATACCAGGTCGCTCCGCCGGACGGCGTAGATGCGTCGCCGCCATCCACGCACCACGATCGCCTCGACGAAGCCACGTGACCCCATCGCCATCGCCACCAGGCCACGGGAGGTACACGCCGATCCGTGGCCTGTCCCCTCCTCCAGCGCGCCGGCCCCTCCGCAGCTGGCACACCCTTTGCTAGCGGTCCTCCCCTGTCTCCGACATAGGCGCATAGCAGGCTGAGCCACCGCGCCGGCTGCCGGCTCGTGGTTCGCCTGCCGGCATAAGGAGGTAGCCAGGTGGCGCTGATCGATGTGCTGATCCCAACCTGTGGCCGCAAGACCGGGCTGGCGATCGTCCTGGCCGGGCTGCTGGGCCAGACCTTCACCGATTTCGATGTGATCATCTCGGATCAGACCGAGGCGCAGGCGACGTATCTGGAGAGCCATGAGATTCAA
This is a stretch of genomic DNA from Kallotenue papyrolyticum. It encodes these proteins:
- a CDS encoding glycoside hydrolase family 2 protein, with protein sequence MTGTVATQTHGYPRPQLVRNNWTSLNGLWQFAFDREARWELPEQVVWDRQIVVPFAPETPASGIGDTTFYRACWYRRSFYAPPLAAGERLVLHFGAVDERATVWVNDHLVAHHEGGYTPFAADITHYLRPEGEQTIVVRAEDDPHDLAKPRGKQDWMLEPHAIWYPRTTGIWQTVWYERVPATALAKLHWTPNVEHWRIGLHAVLDGGRRDDLRLRVRLSVGQHILADDTYAVIAGEVHRGIALSDPGIDDYRNELLWSPDLPTLIDAHLQLWDQHGELIDEVWSYTALRQISLQGDRIVLNGRPTQLRLVLDQGYWPASGLTAPDDAALRRDVELAKAMGFNGVRKHQKIEDPRYLYWADRLGLLVWEEMPSAYRFTNDAVERLTRQWIEAIERDYSHPCIIAWVPFNESWGVPNLPERGEQRHYVQALYHLTKTLDPTRPVIGNDGWESSATDIIGIHDYDADPQQIKQRYCSEEGIGRLFTRERPGGRLLTLEGYAYSGQPIVLSEFGGIAFSEDRETTWGYTRSESAEAFARQYRELLEVVRALPMLAGFCYTQFADTYQETNGLLYPDRRPKIPLEEICLATRGPLSERQQQIEREWRARLMKYQVAPPDGVDASPPSTHHDRLDEAT